From Pandoraea norimbergensis, the proteins below share one genomic window:
- a CDS encoding ASCH domain-containing protein: protein MKALSIRQPWAWLIANGYKDIENRSWPTGYRGQFLIHAAKGMTRAEYEDGADLAAQLGITIPPFDNLERGGIVGRATIVGCVEDSPSPWFFGKHGFVLKDAVTLPFQAVRGHLGFFDPTQEQEGPHG, encoded by the coding sequence ATGAAGGCCCTCTCCATCCGCCAGCCTTGGGCATGGCTGATTGCAAACGGCTACAAGGACATCGAGAACAGGTCATGGCCGACGGGATACCGGGGGCAGTTCCTGATTCATGCCGCCAAGGGCATGACCCGCGCCGAGTACGAAGACGGGGCCGACCTGGCCGCGCAACTCGGAATCACGATTCCCCCTTTCGACAACTTGGAGCGCGGCGGCATCGTCGGGCGCGCAACCATCGTCGGATGCGTCGAAGACAGTCCTTCACCCTGGTTTTTCGGGAAGCATGGATTCGTCCTGAAGGATGCGGTGACGCTGCCGTTTCAGGCCGTGCGCGGGCACCTGGGGTTCTTCGACCCAACACAAGAACAG